A window from Neodiprion fabricii isolate iyNeoFabr1 chromosome 2, iyNeoFabr1.1, whole genome shotgun sequence encodes these proteins:
- the LOC124174866 gene encoding cysteine-rich and transmembrane domain-containing protein 1-like — protein sequence MYPGNNNYQYNPQYGNQPPPPQGYPMYGPPPPYGAPPITQQPPPGTTVYVVPAQEQQRSTGMSAESALCCGCCLGLCLGCGPCDLCCC from the exons ATGTACCCCGGGAATAACAACTACCAGTACAACCCGCAGTACGGCAATCAGCCGCCTCCCCCGCAAGGCTACCCGATGTACGGACCTCCGCCGCCTTATGGTGCCCCGCCAATTACGCAGCAGCCACCCCCAG GTACGACGGTCTACGTCGTTCCCGCCCAGGAACAGCAACGGTCAACGGGAATGAGTGCGGAGTCGGCTCTTTGCTGCGGGTGCTGTTTAGG ACTCTGTCTCGGGTGCGGACCTTGCGACCTCTGTTGCTGCTAG
- the LOC124174863 gene encoding lipopolysaccharide-induced tumor necrosis factor-alpha factor homolog, whose translation MDKDPPPPGFINQQPPPYSPPTEHPTTTSVPLSTLPPYTEQPLYHLHGANVTAHVITQQPGTTVHVITNASPFGPDPITMICSKCNRTVSSVVIKQPTTRTHLWACLLCIFGCWPCAPIVYCTESCLDTAHYCPNCKSYQGKHRR comes from the exons ATGGACAAGGATCCTCCGCCTCCTGGATTTATCAACCAGCAACCACCCCCATATTCTCCACCGACGGAACATCCGACGACAACCTCGGTACCACTTTCTACGTTACCCCCGTACACCGAACAACCATTGTACCATCTTCACGGCGCGAACGTGACGGCACACGTCATCACCCAGCAGCCAG GGACAACGGTTCATGTCATTACCAACGCATCCCCTTTCGGGCCGGATCCGATAACGATGATTTGTTCCAAGTGCAATCGCACGGTGAGCAGCGTTGTCATTAAGCAGCCGACAACTAGAACCCACCTGTGGGCATGCCTCTTATGCATATTCGG CTGCTGGCCCTGCGCACCTATCGTCTACTGCACGGAATCCTGTCTCGACACTGCACACTACTGTCCCAACTGTAAATCCTATCAAGGAAAGCACAGGCGTTAA
- the LOC124174865 gene encoding lipopolysaccharide-induced tumor necrosis factor-alpha factor homolog, which produces MSASNQTSPQSATGNGPRNHHSPAIAYCSTCRRNVTTEVQISYSKIAHITCILCIVAGCFFGCCLLPYFSMCFVTAKHYCPDCNTHLASHNSILEALH; this is translated from the exons ATGTCTGCATCAAACCAAACCTCGCCTCAATCCGCAACTGGGAATGGGCCTC gtaaTCACCACAGTCCGGCTATAGCGTACTGCTCAACCTGTAGGAGGAACGTTACCACCGAAGTGCAAATATCTTACTCGAAGATTGCGCACATTACTTGTATCCTCTGCATTGTTGCTGG CTGTTTTTTCGGATGCTGTCTTCTTCCATATTTCTCGATGTGTTTCGTCACCGCAAAACATTACTGCCCGGACTGCAATACCCATTTAGCATCTCACAACTCTATTCTGGAAGCTTTGCACTAG
- the LOC124174860 gene encoding uncharacterized protein LOC124174860, with amino-acid sequence MEVNPEPSASENGSAITQDYNECRNAEATGSKFTSPTSRNLDTAQKVPESLEAIIKYPVNPLPGTFKQTMRGTQTPLTLIGVTMSKSNEEDQKPPSAVPEILEAEMPSGTIEGPESSTSAVKSVFSQFRVEAVTVKFSHEAATQATPPHPSLTSTKSSTLPINVMQIATSVSSSRSGPKSEVLTVTTDYGTRTPDARSLLLDVIEQDHPIRYINVEPSTSAIAVTSSSPVTTPGLPNFTMSPPSINSQRSLLNLQRRRPDNRWSWRNCFRRNIPQGEDVWS; translated from the exons ATGGAGGTCAATCCGGAACCCAGCGCCTCTGAAAATGGCTCCGCGATCACCCAAGATTACAACGAATGCCGTAACGCCGAAGCAACAG GTTCAAAGTTCACGTCCCCGACAAGTCGCAACTTGGATACGGCGCAAAAAGTTCCTGAATCGTTAGAAGCGATAATCAAGTATCCGGTGAATCCTTTACCGGGAACTTTCAAGCAGACTATGCGCGGTACGCAAACACCATTGACGTTGATAGGGGTTACGATGTCCAAATCTAACGAGGAGGATCAAAAACCCCCGTCGGCAGTGCCGGAAATACTGGAGGCGGAAATGCCTTCCGGAACGATAGAAGGTCCCGAATCTTCCACAAGTGCTGTCAAATCTGTATTCTCGCAGTTTCGGGTCGAGGCG GTGACCGTGAAGTTCAGCCACGAGGCAGCCACGCAGGCGACGCCCCCACACCCCTCTTTGACATCGACCAAGTCCTCGACGCTCCCTATTAACGTGATGCAGATCGCTACCTCTGTCTCTTCCAGCCGCTCTGGACCAAAAAGTGAAGTATTGACTGTGACCACTGACTATGGCACTCGGACTCCGGATGCCAGAAGTCTGCTGCTAGACGTCATTGAGCAGGATCATCCCATTCGTTACATCAACGTTGAACCGA GTACTTCGGCAATTGCCGTGACAAGTTCGTCGCCTGTGACAACACCCGGTTTACCAAATTTCACAATGTCGCCACCTTCGATCAACAGCCAAAGAAGCTTGCTGAATTTACAACGAAGGCGCCCAGACAATCGATGGAGCTGGAGAAATTGCTTCAGACGAAACATCCCTCAGGGAGAAGATGTATGGAGCTGA